In the genome of Xenopus laevis strain J_2021 chromosome 1S, Xenopus_laevis_v10.1, whole genome shotgun sequence, one region contains:
- the ranbp1.S gene encoding RAN binding protein 1 S homeolog encodes MADTKDKPEERDTSVDNTEDSNHDPHFEPIVSLPEQEIKTLEEDEEELFKMRAKLFRFASENDPPEWKERGTGDVKLLKHKEKGTIRLLMRRDKTLKICANHAITPVMELKPNAGSDRAWVWNTYADYADELPKPELLAIRFLNAENAQKFKAKFEECRNEVKSNKEKDTTKNDSADKVAEKLEELSVKEAKVQDKQEDPKQDKAEEKQ; translated from the exons ATGGCCGATACCAAG GATAAACCAGAAGAGCGTGACACCTCTGTTGACAATACAGAAGATTCAAATCATGACCCTCATTTTGAGCCCATAGTTTCACTGCCAGAGCAAGAGATTAAGACActtgaagaagatgaagaagaactatttaaaat GCGTGCAAAGTTGTTTCGATTTGCATCAGAAAATGACCCACCGGAATGGAAAGAACGGGGCACAGGCGATGTTAAATTGCTGAAACACAAAGAGAAGGGAACAATTCGTCTCTTGATGAGGAGAGACAAGACACTGAAGATATGTGCAAATCATGCTA ttacccCTGTGATGGAACTGAAGCCTAATGCGGGAAGTGACCGGGCATGGGTTTGGAACACATATGCTGATTATGCAGATGAATTGCCAAAACCTGAACTACTGGCTATTCGATTTTTAAATGCAGAAA ATGCACAGAAGTTCAAGGCAAAATTTGAAGAATGCAGAAATGAAGTGAAGAGTAATAAAGAAAAAG ATACAACCAAAAATGATAGTGCCGACAAAGTGGCAGAGAAACTAGAAGAGCTGTCTGTAAAGGAGGCAAAAGTGCAAGACAAGCAAGAAGACCCCAAGCAGGATAAAGCAGAGGAAAAGCAATAA